From a single Glycine soja cultivar W05 chromosome 19, ASM419377v2, whole genome shotgun sequence genomic region:
- the LOC114400602 gene encoding coiled-coil domain-containing protein 115-like isoform X1 gives MEEEHQCSGSGEEPQTQEPDGEDQQLQHQCQVPRAEEKFVLQFMDSMDNYLSLFDAVSSTLRQGWFDLASARHSMGASRINSSLLDLKFHSAATTLKITNYDGTQPCFMLRKWVSSEHESSQLEDENVQSQDGSSVKSSEVTMAKNSSGLVENAEVQNERSKSLSIFGVLISPKLRASQLSFEKALETLIEIANMQSSLLYSFHQLRRVEDTKE, from the exons ATGGAAGAAGAGCATCAATGTTCTGGAAGTGGTGAAGAACCACAGACACAGGAACCAGATGGAGAAGATCAACAGCTGCAGCATCAATGCCAAGTACCTCGAGCTGAAGAGAAATTTGTATTGCAATTTATGGATTCGATGGATAACTACCTATCCCTCTTTGATGCAGTGTCCTCCACACTTCGACAG GGATGGTTTGACTTAGCAAGTGCTCGACATTCCATGGGTGCTTCTCGCATTAATAGTTCTTTATTGGACCTGAAATTTCATTCAGCTGCTACAACATTGAAGATAACCAACTATGATG GTACACAGCCATGCTTCATGTTGCGTAAATGGGTATCCTCTGAACATGAAAGTTCTCAGTTAGAAGATGAGAATGTGCAGTCACAAGATGGTAGTAGTGTCAAATCTTCTG AGGTGACCATGGCTAAAAACTCATCAGGACTTGTAGAAAATGCTGAA GTTCAAAATGAGCGATCCAAGTCCTTGTCAATTTTTGGAGTTTTAATTTCCCCAAAGCTTCGAGCCTCCCAGCTGTCATTTGAGAAAG CACTAGAGACACTCATAGAAATAGCCAATATGCAATCGTCATTGTTATATTCTTTTCACCAACTTCGAAGGGTGGAAGAtaccaaagaataa
- the LOC114400602 gene encoding coiled-coil domain-containing protein 115-like isoform X2: protein MEEEHQCSGSGEEPQTQEPDGEDQQLQHQCQVPRAEEKFVLQFMDSMDNYLSLFDAVSSTLRQGWFDLASARHSMGASRINSSLLDLKFHSAATTLKITNYDGTQPCFMLRKWVSSEHESSQLEDENVQSQDGSSVKSSGLVENAEVQNERSKSLSIFGVLISPKLRASQLSFEKALETLIEIANMQSSLLYSFHQLRRVEDTKE, encoded by the exons ATGGAAGAAGAGCATCAATGTTCTGGAAGTGGTGAAGAACCACAGACACAGGAACCAGATGGAGAAGATCAACAGCTGCAGCATCAATGCCAAGTACCTCGAGCTGAAGAGAAATTTGTATTGCAATTTATGGATTCGATGGATAACTACCTATCCCTCTTTGATGCAGTGTCCTCCACACTTCGACAG GGATGGTTTGACTTAGCAAGTGCTCGACATTCCATGGGTGCTTCTCGCATTAATAGTTCTTTATTGGACCTGAAATTTCATTCAGCTGCTACAACATTGAAGATAACCAACTATGATG GTACACAGCCATGCTTCATGTTGCGTAAATGGGTATCCTCTGAACATGAAAGTTCTCAGTTAGAAGATGAGAATGTGCAGTCACAAGATGGTAGTAGTGTCAAATCTTCTG GACTTGTAGAAAATGCTGAA GTTCAAAATGAGCGATCCAAGTCCTTGTCAATTTTTGGAGTTTTAATTTCCCCAAAGCTTCGAGCCTCCCAGCTGTCATTTGAGAAAG CACTAGAGACACTCATAGAAATAGCCAATATGCAATCGTCATTGTTATATTCTTTTCACCAACTTCGAAGGGTGGAAGAtaccaaagaataa
- the LOC114400602 gene encoding coiled-coil domain-containing protein 115-like isoform X3, with the protein MEEEHQCSGSGEEPQTQEPDGEDQQLQHQCQVPRAEEKFVLQFMDSMDNYLSLFDAVSSTLRQGWFDLASARHSMGASRINSSLLDLKFHSAATTLKITNYDGTQPCFMLRKWVSSEHESSQLEDENVQSQDGSSVKSSENAEVQNERSKSLSIFGVLISPKLRASQLSFEKALETLIEIANMQSSLLYSFHQLRRVEDTKE; encoded by the exons ATGGAAGAAGAGCATCAATGTTCTGGAAGTGGTGAAGAACCACAGACACAGGAACCAGATGGAGAAGATCAACAGCTGCAGCATCAATGCCAAGTACCTCGAGCTGAAGAGAAATTTGTATTGCAATTTATGGATTCGATGGATAACTACCTATCCCTCTTTGATGCAGTGTCCTCCACACTTCGACAG GGATGGTTTGACTTAGCAAGTGCTCGACATTCCATGGGTGCTTCTCGCATTAATAGTTCTTTATTGGACCTGAAATTTCATTCAGCTGCTACAACATTGAAGATAACCAACTATGATG GTACACAGCCATGCTTCATGTTGCGTAAATGGGTATCCTCTGAACATGAAAGTTCTCAGTTAGAAGATGAGAATGTGCAGTCACAAGATGGTAGTAGTGTCAAATCTTCTG AAAATGCTGAA GTTCAAAATGAGCGATCCAAGTCCTTGTCAATTTTTGGAGTTTTAATTTCCCCAAAGCTTCGAGCCTCCCAGCTGTCATTTGAGAAAG CACTAGAGACACTCATAGAAATAGCCAATATGCAATCGTCATTGTTATATTCTTTTCACCAACTTCGAAGGGTGGAAGAtaccaaagaataa